In Methylomonas sp. MK1, the following are encoded in one genomic region:
- the ppsA gene encoding phosphoenolpyruvate synthase produces the protein MSKHNQYIRWFAELTINDIPLVGGKNASLGEMYRELASEGVIVPNGFAITAEAYRYMLDQADAWPHLHALLDDVDADDVAELARRAQQARDLVYAAPLPADLQQQILDAFAQLQQQYQDDLTVAVRSSATAEDLPTASFAGQQDTYLNIRGGQSLLDACKRCFASLFTDRAIHYRLDQGFDHFKIGLSIGVMKMVRSDLAASGVMFSLDTESGFNDAVFITGAYGLGENVVQGAVDPDEFYVHKPTFARGYRAVLRRTLGAKKIKMIYSDGRTREPIRNVATSNHERRQFCIDDAEVLQLADYALKIERHYGRPMDMEWAKDGLDGKLYIVQARPETVASQKVGNVLEQYQLKQSGEAIVKGHAVGSKIAVGQARVIDNVAKLGSFKPGEVLVADMTTPDWEPVMKTAAAIVTNRGGRTCHAAIIARELGVPAVIGCENATAAITSGSVVTVSCAEGDVGKVYAGRLDFEVKHTDLSQLQRPKTKIMLNLGNPELAFKLSFLPNDGVGLARMEFIITEYIKAHPMALIHPEKVEEAGELEQLKQLTEGYAKPEEFFIQRLAEGVGTIAAAFYPKPVVVRMSDFKTNEYATLLGGRWFERDEANPMIGFRGASRYVHPAYAEGFALECAAMKRVREQMGLKNVVLMIPFCRRIDEAERVLAYMAELGLKRGADGLEIYVMCEIPNNVILIDEFAKLFDGFSIGSNDLTQLTLGVDRDSEIVANDFDERDAGVKTMIKWAVEGARRNGRHSGLCGQAPSDYPEMAEYLVEIGIDSMSLNPDTVLQTTQRLLDLELRLRR, from the coding sequence ATGTCCAAGCACAATCAATACATCCGCTGGTTTGCAGAACTCACTATCAATGATATTCCGCTGGTCGGCGGTAAAAACGCCTCACTCGGCGAGATGTATCGCGAGTTGGCTTCGGAGGGTGTGATTGTCCCCAATGGTTTTGCGATTACCGCCGAAGCTTACCGTTATATGCTGGATCAGGCCGACGCTTGGCCGCATTTGCACGCTTTACTCGATGATGTCGATGCCGACGACGTCGCAGAGTTGGCGCGCCGCGCGCAACAGGCGCGTGATTTGGTTTACGCAGCGCCGTTGCCGGCCGATTTGCAACAGCAAATTCTGGATGCTTTCGCGCAATTACAACAGCAATATCAAGACGATTTAACCGTCGCGGTGCGCAGCTCCGCGACCGCCGAGGATTTGCCGACCGCCAGCTTTGCCGGTCAACAGGATACCTATTTAAATATTCGCGGCGGCCAATCCTTGCTGGATGCTTGTAAACGCTGTTTCGCCAGTTTGTTTACCGACCGGGCGATTCATTACCGACTCGATCAGGGCTTCGACCATTTCAAAATCGGTTTGTCGATAGGCGTGATGAAAATGGTGCGTTCCGATTTGGCGGCCAGCGGCGTGATGTTTTCGCTGGATACAGAGTCGGGTTTCAATGATGCCGTGTTCATCACCGGTGCCTATGGTCTGGGTGAAAACGTGGTGCAGGGCGCTGTCGATCCCGACGAATTTTACGTGCATAAGCCCACTTTCGCCCGAGGCTATCGGGCGGTATTGCGGCGCACGCTGGGTGCTAAAAAAATCAAGATGATCTACAGCGATGGTCGGACCCGCGAACCGATTCGCAATGTCGCCACCTCAAATCACGAGCGCCGGCAATTTTGTATCGACGATGCGGAAGTGCTGCAATTGGCCGATTACGCGCTGAAAATCGAGCGGCATTACGGCCGGCCTATGGACATGGAATGGGCCAAGGATGGATTAGACGGTAAGCTGTATATCGTGCAAGCCCGCCCGGAAACCGTGGCTTCGCAAAAGGTCGGCAATGTCTTGGAGCAATATCAACTCAAACAATCTGGCGAAGCCATCGTCAAAGGCCATGCCGTGGGCAGCAAGATCGCGGTGGGTCAGGCGCGGGTGATAGATAACGTGGCCAAACTCGGTAGTTTCAAGCCGGGCGAAGTGTTGGTGGCCGATATGACCACGCCGGATTGGGAGCCGGTGATGAAAACCGCCGCCGCTATTGTTACTAATCGCGGTGGCAGAACCTGTCATGCGGCGATCATTGCCCGCGAATTGGGCGTGCCGGCCGTGATAGGCTGCGAGAACGCGACGGCAGCGATAACCAGTGGCAGCGTGGTCACGGTATCGTGTGCGGAAGGCGATGTCGGCAAAGTCTATGCTGGCCGGCTGGATTTCGAGGTCAAGCATACTGATTTGTCTCAACTCCAGCGGCCAAAAACCAAGATCATGCTCAATCTGGGCAATCCTGAATTGGCGTTTAAACTCAGCTTTCTGCCCAATGATGGCGTCGGTTTGGCGCGGATGGAATTTATTATTACCGAATACATCAAGGCTCACCCGATGGCTTTGATTCACCCCGAAAAAGTCGAAGAGGCCGGCGAGCTGGAGCAACTTAAGCAATTGACCGAGGGCTACGCCAAGCCGGAAGAGTTTTTCATCCAGCGGCTGGCGGAAGGCGTCGGCACCATCGCGGCGGCGTTTTATCCCAAGCCTGTGGTCGTGCGGATGTCGGACTTTAAAACCAACGAATATGCGACCTTGTTGGGTGGACGTTGGTTCGAGCGCGACGAGGCTAACCCGATGATCGGTTTTCGCGGTGCCTCGCGCTATGTACACCCTGCATATGCCGAGGGGTTTGCCTTGGAATGCGCGGCGATGAAGCGGGTCCGCGAGCAGATGGGCCTCAAGAACGTGGTATTGATGATCCCGTTTTGTCGCCGAATTGATGAAGCCGAAAGGGTTTTGGCTTACATGGCGGAGCTGGGTTTGAAGCGCGGCGCTGACGGTCTGGAAATTTATGTGATGTGCGAGATACCGAATAACGTCATTCTGATCGACGAGTTCGCCAAATTGTTCGACGGTTTTTCGATTGGCTCCAACGATTTGACGCAATTGACTTTGGGTGTGGACCGGGATTCGGAAAT
- a CDS encoding CopG family transcriptional regulator, which produces MSVRFNVVLSDDLNRELDKAAEEGETNKSEILRKAITLYLAAKDGRRRGLKIGLVEPETQKLETEIIGL; this is translated from the coding sequence ATGTCTGTACGTTTCAATGTTGTGTTGTCCGATGATCTGAATCGCGAACTGGATAAGGCCGCTGAGGAAGGCGAAACCAATAAAAGCGAAATTTTGCGCAAAGCGATCACCCTATATCTGGCGGCCAAAGATGGACGTCGGCGAGGGCTGAAAATCGGTTTGGTCGAACCTGAAACCCAAAAGCTGGAAACTGAAATTATCGGCTTATGA
- a CDS encoding TonB-dependent siderophore receptor, translating to MNKSLDTGSVHPGQARMFKPMPIAALLLLGTISLTAMAGDAAQAFNIPAQALDSALTELADQTNLRLLYPAELVGKLRSSPVSGQYTPEQAMQRMLQNSGLTVRKTADDTFTLEPAANAEPRTATTMPAVTVMGKAVYDSTDPYNPDYSLPNTTTATKTDTPIMETPYSIQVVPKQVLEDVQAIRPGDALNYVSGIYQGSANSGDWLDWSKRRGFDSFPTGDYRDGGAFPLASAWGGRDLANIEQVEALKGPASLLYGQATPGGVVNYVTKKPLATPYYSLQQQFGSYDYYRTTLDATGPITQDKTLLYRFNLAYKDANSFRDTVSSDRIFIAPTVTWIISPRTRMNFELEYDHGHAVLDRGVPAIGARPANVPRSRFLGEADPQSEFERILAGVNWSHAFNDDWTLSHRFTAVYNGIETRAAIPTGVAADGRTVNIFYNYGSRPPENDASYFNTVNLTGHFDTWGLKHTLLLGGDHFRTFRDGIETNFTSTIDLYNPIYLGANSIENRAANVPVSRGTTLEQWFGLYLQDQITLPYNLHLLAGMRYDNSESKSTRTGRADSVSPMTDNLSPRGGLVWQPIPELSLYGSYSENFTGINGTNFDGALLNPETAQQWEFGLKTELFDKRFLATLAWFDLTKQNAKFADPRDTRYSTTVGEANVAGLEMDLKGEILTGWNMIGSYAYTPDAVTTIGRAVEVDKRFPGVPRHGGSLFTTYELQSGLMRGLKFGGGVIIRSSQHTESTNNDVVLPGYATVNLLTSYSWKVGASKLTTQLNVNNLLDKEYYPASAFSRNGIEVGAPRTFMGSVRIEY from the coding sequence ATGAATAAATCACTCGATACCGGCAGCGTCCATCCCGGCCAGGCCCGTATGTTTAAACCCATGCCTATTGCCGCATTATTGCTGCTCGGCACTATCAGCCTGACCGCGATGGCCGGCGACGCTGCGCAAGCCTTCAACATCCCGGCGCAAGCCCTGGACAGTGCCCTGACCGAACTCGCCGACCAGACCAACCTGCGCCTGCTCTATCCGGCGGAACTGGTCGGCAAACTCCGCTCCAGCCCGGTGTCGGGCCAATACACCCCGGAGCAGGCCATGCAGCGGATGTTGCAGAATTCGGGCTTGACTGTGCGGAAAACGGCGGACGATACATTTACGCTGGAACCAGCAGCGAACGCCGAGCCGCGCACGGCTACGACGATGCCGGCGGTGACGGTGATGGGGAAGGCGGTTTATGATTCGACTGACCCTTACAACCCGGATTACAGTCTACCCAACACGACAACGGCGACTAAAACCGATACGCCGATCATGGAAACACCTTATTCCATCCAGGTCGTGCCGAAACAGGTTTTGGAGGATGTGCAAGCCATAAGGCCGGGTGATGCTTTGAATTACGTCAGTGGTATCTATCAAGGATCGGCGAATTCCGGCGACTGGCTGGATTGGTCCAAACGGCGCGGATTTGATTCATTTCCTACCGGCGACTACCGTGACGGCGGTGCGTTTCCGCTAGCCAGTGCCTGGGGTGGGCGGGATTTGGCCAATATCGAGCAAGTCGAAGCGCTAAAAGGGCCTGCTTCGTTATTGTATGGTCAGGCCACACCAGGTGGTGTCGTCAATTACGTGACCAAGAAGCCGCTGGCTACACCGTACTATTCGTTGCAGCAACAATTCGGTTCTTACGATTATTACCGAACCACCTTGGATGCGACCGGACCGATTACCCAGGACAAAACCCTGCTATACCGCTTCAATTTGGCGTACAAAGATGCGAATTCATTTCGGGATACCGTCAGTAGCGACCGCATCTTTATCGCACCGACCGTGACTTGGATTATCAGTCCGCGCACCCGAATGAATTTTGAATTGGAATATGATCACGGGCATGCGGTATTAGATCGCGGTGTACCAGCGATTGGTGCGCGTCCGGCCAATGTGCCACGTAGTCGCTTCCTTGGCGAAGCCGACCCACAAAGCGAGTTCGAACGAATTTTGGCGGGCGTCAACTGGTCGCATGCCTTCAACGACGATTGGACATTGAGTCACCGTTTTACAGCGGTTTACAACGGGATTGAAACCCGTGCAGCAATTCCCACGGGTGTTGCCGCCGATGGAAGGACGGTGAATATTTTTTATAATTACGGGTCTCGGCCACCGGAAAACGACGCCAGTTATTTCAATACTGTCAATCTAACAGGGCATTTTGACACGTGGGGGTTGAAACATACCTTGCTATTAGGAGGCGATCATTTTCGTACTTTTCGCGATGGAATTGAAACAAACTTTACCTCAACCATCGACCTATACAACCCTATATATTTAGGCGCCAACTCGATTGAAAACAGAGCGGCAAATGTTCCGGTTTCAAGAGGTACGACATTAGAACAATGGTTTGGATTGTATCTGCAAGACCAAATTACACTGCCCTATAACCTGCATCTTTTGGCGGGGATGCGTTACGATAATTCGGAAAGCAAATCCACTCGCACAGGAAGAGCTGACAGCGTGAGTCCTATGACGGATAACCTGTCGCCCCGCGGCGGTTTGGTTTGGCAGCCAATTCCCGAGTTAAGCCTGTATGGAAGTTACTCAGAGAATTTCACTGGGATCAATGGCACGAATTTCGACGGGGCACTGCTGAATCCAGAAACTGCTCAACAATGGGAGTTCGGCCTCAAAACCGAACTCTTCGACAAGCGCTTTCTCGCGACGTTGGCCTGGTTTGACCTGACCAAACAAAACGCCAAATTCGCGGATCCCAGGGATACAAGATATTCAACTACCGTTGGAGAAGCCAACGTGGCGGGACTGGAGATGGATTTGAAAGGCGAAATTCTGACGGGCTGGAATATGATAGGCAGCTATGCCTATACTCCAGATGCCGTCACCACAATCGGCAGAGCCGTTGAAGTTGACAAACGGTTTCCCGGTGTTCCTCGTCACGGCGGTAGTTTGTTTACCACCTATGAGTTGCAGTCCGGCCTCATGCGGGGATTGAAATTCGGTGGCGGGGTGATAATCCGCAGTTCTCAACACACAGAATCGACCAATAACGATGTCGTATTGCCCGGCTACGCGACCGTTAATTTGCTGACCAGTTATTCCTGGAAAGTGGGGGCGAGCAAATTAACCACGCAATTAAACGTCAATAATTTATTGGATAAAGAATATTACCCCGCCTCAGCGTTCAGTCGAAACGGTATCGAGGTCGGCGCACCCAGAACGTTTATGGGCTCGGTGCGGATAGAGTATTGA
- a CDS encoding FecR family protein, with the protein MSNAPVSEITTLSDQAIDWVIRLRAGNVGEQERRAAAEWQNRSPSHRRAFAEAEQLWLDMGEGWSVTDLPIPAQAMGRRYSRPVWRGLAAAAVALALVLPFSGLGDRWFSDYYTAVGEQKTVTLADGSQVLLNTDTALTVAYSDTGRKLTLKHGQALFKVAADRKRPFEVATDTVVVKALGTVFEVLQQDHAVRITVQEHAVGVKGLHAPDYPPDARIQEGQQAVYSAANGLQAAVAADSQQNAAWQRGKLVFKNQALADVVAELDRYFPGKIVISDAKLAALRVSGVFPLADRAATLAMLQQILSVKLSQITPWLTVLHG; encoded by the coding sequence ATGAGTAACGCACCCGTTTCCGAAATCACCACTTTGTCCGATCAGGCCATTGATTGGGTGATACGGCTGCGCGCCGGAAACGTCGGCGAGCAGGAGCGGCGTGCGGCCGCCGAATGGCAAAATCGCAGCCCCTCACACCGTCGCGCCTTTGCCGAGGCCGAACAACTGTGGCTGGACATGGGCGAGGGCTGGTCGGTAACGGATCTGCCGATACCGGCGCAAGCCATGGGCCGTCGGTATAGCCGGCCCGTCTGGCGCGGCTTGGCAGCGGCCGCTGTTGCCTTGGCGCTGGTTTTGCCTTTTTCCGGCCTTGGCGACCGCTGGTTCAGCGACTATTACACTGCTGTCGGCGAACAAAAAACCGTGACTTTGGCCGACGGCAGCCAGGTGCTGTTGAATACCGATACCGCATTGACGGTTGCCTATTCCGATACCGGCCGCAAACTGACATTGAAACACGGTCAGGCCTTGTTCAAGGTCGCCGCCGACCGTAAACGGCCGTTTGAGGTCGCCACCGATACTGTAGTGGTCAAAGCCTTAGGGACGGTCTTTGAAGTGCTGCAGCAAGACCACGCCGTCCGCATCACGGTGCAGGAACACGCCGTTGGTGTCAAAGGTCTGCACGCCCCGGATTACCCGCCCGACGCCCGCATTCAAGAAGGGCAACAAGCGGTTTACAGTGCCGCCAACGGCCTGCAAGCCGCAGTGGCGGCCGATTCGCAGCAAAACGCCGCCTGGCAACGCGGTAAACTGGTCTTTAAAAATCAAGCCCTGGCCGATGTGGTTGCGGAATTGGACCGCTATTTCCCCGGAAAGATCGTCATCAGCGATGCCAAACTGGCGGCGCTAAGGGTCAGCGGCGTTTTCCCGCTGGCGGACCGCGCCGCCACGCTGGCGATGCTGCAACAAATCCTCTCGGTAAAACTCAGTCAAATCACGCCTTGGTTGACCGTGTTGCACGGCTAA
- a CDS encoding sigma-70 family RNA polymerase sigma factor: MSDQVFSAKPSDSGEQSEPSAEQIAAFIDKHRDELSRFIVRKLGSEDLSADILQDAYLRLSRQQTQETIENPRAFVFRVVGNLVIDYQRLSVNRLKQDVDDDTYNAVPEQSPGPEQRYQQTQRLQAIHQALAELPEDCRLAFYWNRVEGLSHTEVAARLRISESMVAKHLARAMRHCRDRLKQH; the protein is encoded by the coding sequence ATGTCCGACCAAGTATTTTCCGCAAAACCTTCCGACAGCGGCGAACAATCCGAACCAAGCGCAGAGCAAATTGCGGCATTCATCGATAAACATCGCGATGAGCTCAGTCGTTTTATCGTGCGTAAACTGGGTTCGGAAGACTTGTCCGCGGACATACTGCAAGATGCTTATTTACGGCTGAGCCGCCAGCAAACGCAGGAAACTATCGAGAATCCGCGGGCTTTCGTGTTTCGGGTTGTCGGTAATTTGGTGATCGATTACCAGCGGCTTAGCGTCAATCGGCTCAAGCAGGATGTCGACGACGACACCTACAACGCCGTTCCCGAACAGTCGCCCGGCCCCGAGCAGCGTTATCAGCAGACCCAGCGCTTGCAAGCCATTCATCAAGCCTTGGCGGAATTGCCTGAAGACTGCCGTCTGGCTTTTTACTGGAACCGGGTCGAAGGCCTCAGCCATACCGAAGTCGCGGCCCGCCTGCGCATTTCGGAAAGCATGGTCGCCAAGCATCTGGCGCGGGCCATGCGGCATTGTCGGGACAGACTCAAGCAACATTGA
- a CDS encoding sensor domain-containing diguanylate cyclase, translating into MIDTDTLDTESELRAEIVRLNKVVEALMNRVEHSSTQHCSDFDQFQTTIMLENLVRARTKELEAALRENEKINRALQEAEEKFHRVLDQSLVGITMIIEDRFHYVNPKFAEIFDYEVDHLLNMGMMELISDVDQPALREAMQKVLNKDLAKINFIANAYRRNGQLITVEVSGSPAIDIGGKPAVIAVLADISERLRSERQVKALHEQLQYQAIHDPLTGLYNRLFLNENLERELLLAERRGYEVSVVMSDLDHFKMINDCYGHQAGDAVLKAFADIMKRHARGSDLDCRYGGEEFFLVLPDTSQQTASERAELIRSALVAQPIALADICIGVTASFGVATYPANGLSSVALIGAADKALYLAKDAGRNQVVAAAQPSL; encoded by the coding sequence ATGATTGACACAGATACACTCGATACAGAGAGCGAATTAAGGGCGGAAATCGTTCGCCTGAATAAGGTCGTGGAAGCCCTGATGAATCGAGTGGAGCATAGTTCCACTCAACACTGTTCGGATTTTGATCAGTTTCAAACCACGATTATGCTGGAGAATTTGGTACGGGCTCGGACAAAGGAGTTGGAAGCGGCGTTGCGGGAGAACGAGAAGATCAATCGAGCGCTGCAAGAGGCCGAGGAAAAGTTTCACCGGGTTCTGGATCAATCCTTGGTTGGCATAACCATGATTATCGAAGACCGTTTTCATTACGTTAATCCTAAGTTTGCGGAAATCTTCGATTACGAGGTCGATCACCTCTTGAATATGGGCATGATGGAACTTATCAGCGATGTGGATCAGCCTGCCCTGCGTGAAGCAATGCAGAAAGTCTTAAACAAGGATCTTGCCAAAATTAATTTTATCGCCAATGCCTATCGCAGAAATGGTCAGTTGATTACTGTAGAAGTATCAGGTAGTCCGGCGATCGACATTGGCGGTAAACCTGCTGTGATCGCGGTGTTGGCGGATATTAGCGAACGTTTGCGGTCCGAGCGGCAAGTCAAAGCCTTGCACGAGCAGCTCCAATACCAGGCGATTCACGATCCCTTAACCGGCCTATATAACCGACTGTTCCTTAACGAAAATTTGGAGCGTGAATTGCTTTTGGCGGAACGACGAGGCTATGAGGTGAGTGTGGTGATGAGCGATCTGGATCATTTTAAAATGATCAACGATTGTTACGGGCACCAGGCTGGCGATGCAGTATTAAAAGCGTTCGCCGACATCATGAAGCGCCATGCGCGCGGTAGCGATTTGGATTGCCGCTATGGCGGCGAAGAATTTTTTCTGGTGTTGCCGGACACCTCGCAACAAACAGCCAGTGAGCGTGCCGAGTTGATACGTTCGGCGCTAGTTGCGCAGCCCATTGCCCTTGCCGACATCTGTATCGGTGTTACTGCATCATTTGGTGTAGCTACATATCCCGCAAACGGCCTATCTTCGGTGGCCTTGATCGGGGCGGCGGATAAAGCGCTTTATCTAGCCAAGGACGCCGGCCGCAATCAGGTCGTCGCAGCTGCCCAGCCCTCGCTGTAG